DNA from Campylobacter concisus:
AAAGACGCTGATCCCTCAAAAAACGATAAACGAAGAAGATTTAAATTTATATAAAATCACCGATGATATAGAGCTTATCGTAAGCGAAATTTTGGCTATTTAAAAATAAGATATAAAATATCGCCTTTAAATTTAAAAAAGGTAAAAATATGAAAATAATGGTTGCAATGAGCGGCGGCGTAGATAGCACGATGACGGCTAAATTTCTGCAAGAGGCTGGGCATGAGGTGCAAGGCTGCTACATGATGCTTCATCAAAAGCCAGGATATCACGAAGAAAACATCAGAAAAGTCAAAAAAGTGGGCGAATATCTTGGTATCAAAGTGCATATCCTCGATCTGCAGGATAAATTTAACGAATATGTCTATGATCCATTTGTCAGGCTCTATAAAGAGGGCAAAACGCCCAATCCTTGCGCCTTGTGTAATAAATTTATAAAGCTTGGTGCGCTACTTGACTTTGCAAAGGCAAATGGCTGCGAGAAGCTTGCTACTGGGCATTACGTGCAGGTGGTTGATGGTTTTATAACCTGCGCCAAAGATCCTAGCAAGGATCAAAGCTACTTTTTAGCTCAGGTGCCAAAAGAGGTGCTAAAAGATGTCATTTTCCCGCTCGGGGATAAATTTAAAAAAGATATAAAAGAGCTAGCAAGAGGCGTAAAAGTGCTTGAAGAGTTCGCTACTCAGGCAGAAAGCAGTGAAATTTGCTTTGTTGAAAATACCTACATCGAGGTTTTAAACAAGCACTACAATACAAATTTGCCAGGCAACGTGGTCGATAAAGACGGCAATGTGATCGGCCGCCATCAAGGCTACATGCACTACACTATCGGCAAACGCCGTGGCTTTGAGGTTTTTGGCGCTCATGAGCCACACTTTGTCATCAAGATAAACGCTGATAAAAACGAGATAGTTGTCGGCACGAAAGATGATCTTGCTCAAAAGGTGGTAG
Protein-coding regions in this window:
- the mnmA gene encoding tRNA 2-thiouridine(34) synthase MnmA, whose translation is MAFKFKKGKNMKIMVAMSGGVDSTMTAKFLQEAGHEVQGCYMMLHQKPGYHEENIRKVKKVGEYLGIKVHILDLQDKFNEYVYDPFVRLYKEGKTPNPCALCNKFIKLGALLDFAKANGCEKLATGHYVQVVDGFITCAKDPSKDQSYFLAQVPKEVLKDVIFPLGDKFKKDIKELARGVKVLEEFATQAESSEICFVENTYIEVLNKHYNTNLPGNVVDKDGNVIGRHQGYMHYTIGKRRGFEVFGAHEPHFVIKINADKNEIVVGTKDDLAQKVVELENVNLFIDEDKFECETKIRYRSPKLEAFVEVDKDNKTAKLTLNQNALGVAQGQLCVMYDGDRVIASGFIKD